A DNA window from Mastomys coucha isolate ucsf_1 unplaced genomic scaffold, UCSF_Mcou_1 pScaffold21, whole genome shotgun sequence contains the following coding sequences:
- the Smc3 gene encoding structural maintenance of chromosomes protein 3: MYIKQVIIQGFRSYRDQTIVDPFSSKHNVIVGRNGSGKSNFFYAIQFVLSDEFSHLRPEQRLALLHEGTGPRVISAFVEIIFDNSDNRLPIDKEEVSLRRVIGAKKDQYFLDKKMVTKNDVMNLLESAGFSRSNPYYIVKQGKINQMATAPDSQRLKLLREVAGTRVYDERKEESISLMKETEGKREKINELLKYIEERLHTLEEEKEELAQYQKWDKMRRALEYTIYNQELNETRAKLDELSAKRETSGEKSRQLRDAQQDARDKMEDIERQVRELKTKISAMKEEKEQLSAERQEQIKQRTKLELKAKDLQDELAGNSEQRKRLLKERQKLLEKIEEKQKELAETEPKFNSVKEKEERGIARLAQATQERTDLYAKQGRGSQFTSKEERDKWIKKELKSLDQAINDKKRQIAAIHKDLEDTEANKEKNLEQYNKLDQDLNEVKARVEELDRKYYEVKNKKDELQSERNYLWREENAEQQALAAKREDLEKKQQLLRAATGKAILNGIDSINKVLEHFRRKGINQHVQNGYHGIVMNNFECEPAFYTCVEVTAGNRLFYHIVDSDEVSTKILMEFNKMNLPGEVTFLPLNKLDVRDTAYPETNDAIPMISKLRYNPRFDKAFKHVFGKTLICRSMEVSTQLARAFTMDCITLEGDQVSHRGALTGGYYDTRKSRLELQKDVRKAEEELGELEAKLNENLRRNIERINNEIDQLMNQMQQIETQQRKFKASRDSILSEMKMLKEKRQQSEKTFMPKQRSLQSLEASLHAMESTRESLKAELGTDLLSQLSLEDQKRVDALNDEIRQLQQENRQLLNERIKLEGIITRVETYLNENLRKRLDQVEQELNELRETEGGTVLTATTSELEAINKRVKDTMARSEDLDNSIDKTEAGIKELQKSMERWKNMEKEHMDAINHDTKELEKMTNRQGMLLKKKEECMKKIRELGSLPQEAFEKYQTLSLKQLFRKLEQCNTELKKYSHVNKKALDQFVNFSEQKEKLIKRQEELDRGYKSIMELMNVLELRKYEAIQLTFKQVSKNFSEVFQKLVPGGKATLVMKKGDVEGSQSQDEGEGSGESERGSGSQSSVPSVDQFTGVGIRVSFTGKQGEMREMQQLSGGQKSLVALALIFAIQKCDPAPFYLFDEIDQALDAQHRKAVSDMIMELAVHAQFITTTFRPELLESADKFYGVKFRNKVSHIDVITAEMAKDFVEDDTTHG; encoded by the exons GAGGGTACAGGTCCTCGTGTTATTTCTGCTTTCGTGGAAATCATTTTTGACAATTCGGACAACCGGTTACCA attGATAAGGAGGAAGTTTCGCTTCGAAGAGTTATTGGTGCCAAAAAAGATCAGTATTTCCTAGATAAGAAGATGGTCAC GAAAAATGATGTGATGAATCTCCTTGAAAGTGCTGGGTTTTCGAGAAGTAATCCTTATTACATTGTTAAACAAGGAAAG ATCAACCAAATGGCAACAGCACCAGATTCTCAGAGATTAAAACTATTGAGAGAAGTAGCTGGTACTAGAGTATATGACGAACGTAAGGAAGAAAGCATCTCCCTGATGAAAGAAACAG aggGCAAACGGGAAAAGATCAATGAATTGTTAAAATACATTGAAGAGCGATTACATAcgctggaggaagaaaaggaggaactgGCCCAGTATCAGAAGTGGGACAAAATGAGGCGTGCCCTGGAGTATACCATCTATAACCAGGAGCTCAACGAGACTCGTGCTAAGCTTGATGAG ctttCTGCTAAGCGGGAAACAAGTGGAGAGAAATCCAGACAATTAAGAGATGCACAGCAGGATGCAAGAGATAAAATGGAG GATATCGAGCGCCAGGTTagagaactgaaaacaaaaatttcagctatgaaagaagaaaaagaacagctTAGTGCTGAAAGACAAGAGCAGATTAAGCAAAGGACCAAGTTGGAACTTAAAGCCAAGGATTTACAAGATGAGCTGGCGGGCAATAGTGAACAGCGG AAACGTTTATTAAAAGAGAGGCAGAAGCTGCttgaaaaaatagaagaaaagcagaaagaactgGCAGAAACAGAACCTAAATTCAACAgcgtaaaagaaaaagaagagcgaGGAATTGCTAG ATTGGCTCAAGCTACACAGGAAAGAACTGATCTTTATGCAAAGCAGGGTCGTGGGAGCCAGTTTAcatcaaaagaagaaagggataAGTGGATTAAAAAGGAACTGAAGTCTTTAGATCAGGCTATTAATGATAAGAAAAGACAAATTGCTGCCATACACAAGGATTTGGAGGATACCGAggcaaataaagagaaaaatctggAGCAGTATAAT aaatTGGATCAGGATCTCAATGAAGTCAAAGCTCGAGTTGAAGAACTGGACAGAAAATATTATgaagtaaaaaataagaaagatgaaCTACAAAGTGAAAGAAA TTACttgtggagagaggagaatgcAGAACAACAAGCACTTGCTGCTAAAAGAGAAGACCTTGAGAAGAAGCAGCAACTTCTTAGAGCGGCCACAGGAAAG GCCATTTTAAACGGAATAGATAGCATTAACAAAGTGCTAGAACATTTTCGGCGAAAAGGTATAAACCAACATGTTCAAAATGGCTACCATGGCATCGTAATGAATAACTTTGAGTGCGAACCAGCTTTCTATACTTGTGTGGAAGTCACTGCTGGTAACAG GCTATTCTATCACATCGTTGATTCAGATGAAGTCAGCACAAAAATCTTAATGGAGTTCAATAAGATGAATCTTCCTGGAGAGGTGACTTTCCTGCCTCTGAACAAGTTAGACGTGAGGGACACTGCCTATCCTGAGACTAAC GATGCTATTCCTATGATCAGTAAACTGAGGTACAATCCCAGATTTGACAAAGCTTTCAAGCATGTATTTGGAAAGACACTCATCTGTCGGAGCATGGAGGTCTCAACTCAGCTGGCCCGTGCTTTCACTATGGACTGTATCACTTTGGAAG GTGATCAAGTCAGCCATCGAGGTGCTCTGACTGGAGGCTATTATGACACAAGAAAGTCTCGACTTGAGTTACAGAAAGACGTTAGAAAGGCTGAAGAGGAGCTGGGTGAGCTTGAAGCAAAGCTCAATGAAAACCTACGCAGAAACATCGAGA GGATTAATAATGAAATTGATCAGTTGATGAACCAAATGCAGCAGATAGAGACCCAACAAAGGAAATTTAAAGCGTCCAGAGATAGCATATTATCAGAAATGAAGATGCtaaaagagaagagacagcagTCAGAAAAGACCTTCATGCCAAAG CAACGTAGCTTACAGAGCTTGGAGGCCAGTCTGCATGCCATGGAGTCTACCAGAGAGTCACTGAAAGCGGAGCTGGGGACAGACTTGCTTTCCCAGCTCAGTCTGGAAGACCAGAAGAGAGTCGACGCACTGAACGATGAGATCAGGCAGCTGCAGCAG GAAAACAGACAGCTGCTAAATGAAAGAATTAAACTAGAAGGTATTATTACTCGAGTAGAGACTTACCTGAATGAGAATCTGAGGAAACGTTTGGACCAAGTAGAGCAG GAACTTAATGaactgagagagacagaaggtGGTACTGTTCTCACTGCCACAACATCAGAACTTGAAGCTATTAATAAAAGAGTGAAAGATACTATGGCAAGATCAGAAG ATTTGGATAATTCCATTGACAAAACAGAAGCTGGAATTAAAGAGCTCCAGAAAAGTATGGAGCGCTGGAAAAATATGGAGAAAGAACACATGGATGCCATAAACCATGATACTAAAGAACTGGAGAAGATGACCAACCGACAAGGCATGctgttgaagaagaaagaagagtgcATGAAGAAAATCCGAGAGCTGGGATCCCTTCCCCAGGAAGCATTTGAGAAGTACCAGACGCTGAGCCTTAAGCAG TTGTTTCGAAAACTCGAGCAGTGCAACACAGAGTTAAAGAAATACAGCCACGTGAACAAGAAGGCTCTAGACCAGTTTGTGAATTTCTCTGAGCAGAAAGAAAAGCTGATAAAGCGACAAGAGGAATTGGATAGGGGCTACAAATCAATCATGGAATTGATGAATGTACTTGAACTTCGAAAATATGAAGCTATTCAGTTAACTTTCAAACAG gTATCTAAGAACTTCAGTGAAGTTTTCCAGAAGTTGGTACCTGGTGGCAAAGCGACTTTGGTGATGAAGAAAGGAGATGTGGAGGGCAGCCAGTCTCAGGACGAAGGAGAAGGGAGCGGCGAGAGCGAGAGGGGCTCTGGATCACAGAGCAGTGTTCCATCAGTTGACCAGTTCACAGGAGTCGGGATCAGG gtGTCATTTACAGGGAAGCAAGGGGAGATGAGAGAGATGCAGCAGCTTTCAGGAGGACAGAAATCTCTGGTAGCCCTTGCTCTCATCTTTGCCATTCAGAAGTGTGACCCCGCCCCCTTTTACCTGTTTGATGAGATCGACCAAGCTTTGGATGCTCAGCACAGAAAAGCTGTGTCAG ATATGATTATGGAACTAGCTGTACATGCCCAATTTATTACTACTACTTTTAGGCCTGAACTGCTCGAGTCAGCTGACAAATTCTATGGTGTAAAGTTCAGAAATAAG GTTAGTCACATTGATGTGATCACAGCAGAGATGGCCAAAGATTTTGTAGAAGACGATACCACACATGGTTAA